In a genomic window of beta proteobacterium MWH-UniP1:
- a CDS encoding GNAT family N-acetyltransferase has translation MDNQPLSPLLDPGTIGVWFDDTTADPVRVALSTQLANAKAETIYWPDIGDTRIDLALIATKPEQLLQSLREAATKRAKAAIVFTANVSQELQTQLREEALRLRVALVGPASFGIQRPSRNLNASVCATTAVPGRVALLSQSGALASAILDWAREYSIGFSSIITLGNEADVDMARALDFLAADHETHAIVLYLECVSNPRAFLSALRAAASIKPVILLKAGATTHSPTDPLTHTRALVGSDEVFDAAIRRSGAVRVHYFIQLFAAVRMLTSKRQATGKQLAVISNGRGPALLVQDLARVSNIKLAELEEHNPIIIRTDAHDELYRQKIKELSEAKNVDAILVMHSPHIGADTQQITKAVAEAAGSIDKLVMGCWLGDHSTREARNWLSTQGVPSFRTPEAAVDAFHSLTSFRDNQELLQQVPPALSADVEPDLDGARMIIEGALADRRRSLTEMESKSLLSAFGVPVSTTVVARNANEAALIAHQIGFPVVLKINSPDIAHKAEVGGVRLNLKNAHEVREAFAELTDRVHELAPKARIEGVAVQRFVDRHRTTEAYIGMTTDPLFGPIISFGAGGERVRWVRDRALELPPFNALIAQRLIERTQLGQKLLEETPDGTQSGVIQQLEKILLQVSDLICEMPAVTEIDINPIMISDQGAVVVDARMVIEKAKGVSKPRYGHLSIMPYPAYLTAQYPMSDGNTYEIRPIRWSDGSNLQRLISNLSEESRFMRFLANLKEITPKQLARLTQIDYHRDMALAAVVEHADHEDIIGVARYMLLPNGYSAEFALVVQDSYQGQGIGAKLMTSLFEVARDQQLRELEGIVLGKNANMLGLMTALGFTIEPDPDDYAMRRVVKRLD, from the coding sequence ATGGATAACCAACCTTTATCCCCCCTGCTCGACCCAGGCACCATCGGCGTCTGGTTTGACGACACCACGGCTGATCCCGTCCGGGTCGCCCTGTCCACCCAACTGGCCAACGCCAAGGCCGAGACCATTTATTGGCCCGACATCGGTGACACCCGAATCGACTTGGCACTGATCGCCACCAAGCCCGAACAGCTGCTGCAAAGCCTGCGCGAAGCAGCAACAAAACGCGCCAAGGCCGCAATCGTGTTCACCGCCAATGTGTCGCAGGAACTGCAGACACAGCTGCGAGAAGAAGCACTGCGGCTACGCGTGGCGCTCGTTGGCCCAGCCTCTTTTGGTATTCAGCGGCCAAGCCGAAATTTAAACGCGAGCGTCTGCGCCACTACGGCAGTCCCAGGCCGAGTGGCCCTGCTGTCGCAATCTGGTGCATTGGCATCGGCCATTTTGGATTGGGCCCGTGAGTACAGCATTGGGTTTTCTTCCATCATCACCCTGGGCAACGAGGCCGATGTCGACATGGCCCGGGCCCTAGATTTTCTTGCCGCCGACCACGAGACCCATGCGATTGTGTTGTACTTAGAGTGTGTCTCTAACCCGCGTGCATTTTTAAGTGCCCTGCGGGCTGCAGCCAGCATCAAGCCGGTCATCTTGTTAAAAGCCGGTGCAACAACGCATTCCCCCACCGATCCACTCACCCACACCCGCGCCCTGGTCGGCAGCGACGAGGTCTTTGATGCTGCCATTCGCCGATCAGGCGCAGTGCGTGTGCATTACTTTATTCAACTCTTTGCCGCAGTCCGCATGCTGACGTCCAAACGTCAGGCCACTGGCAAACAGTTGGCCGTGATTAGTAATGGCCGCGGACCCGCGCTCTTGGTGCAGGATTTGGCCCGTGTCTCGAACATCAAGCTTGCTGAACTCGAGGAACACAACCCCATCATTATTCGCACCGACGCACACGACGAGCTGTATCGGCAGAAAATCAAAGAGTTAAGCGAAGCAAAAAATGTCGACGCCATTTTGGTGATGCACTCCCCGCACATCGGTGCCGACACCCAACAGATCACCAAGGCCGTTGCGGAAGCGGCCGGCAGTATCGACAAGTTGGTCATGGGCTGCTGGCTTGGCGACCACAGCACCCGCGAGGCAAGAAATTGGCTCTCGACCCAGGGGGTGCCTTCGTTCAGAACACCGGAAGCTGCAGTCGATGCGTTTCACTCGTTAACGTCATTTCGTGACAACCAAGAGCTACTGCAACAAGTGCCGCCCGCACTATCGGCCGATGTAGAACCCGATCTCGATGGTGCCCGCATGATCATCGAAGGTGCCCTGGCTGATCGGCGTCGCTCGCTGACCGAGATGGAGTCGAAGTCTTTGCTGTCGGCCTTTGGTGTGCCGGTATCCACCACTGTTGTTGCCCGCAATGCCAACGAGGCCGCACTGATTGCCCATCAGATTGGTTTTCCAGTGGTGCTCAAAATCAACTCCCCCGATATTGCCCACAAAGCCGAAGTGGGTGGTGTACGGCTCAATCTGAAAAACGCCCACGAGGTGCGCGAGGCATTTGCAGAGCTCACAGACCGGGTGCATGAACTCGCTCCCAAGGCCCGCATTGAAGGCGTGGCCGTGCAGCGTTTTGTGGATCGCCACCGCACCACGGAAGCGTATATCGGCATGACCACCGACCCGCTCTTTGGCCCCATCATTTCTTTTGGTGCCGGTGGTGAGCGCGTGCGCTGGGTCAGAGATCGCGCCCTGGAGCTGCCGCCCTTTAACGCACTGATTGCGCAGCGCTTAATCGAAAGAACCCAGTTGGGCCAAAAACTTCTGGAAGAAACACCGGACGGAACACAGTCCGGAGTGATTCAGCAGTTGGAAAAAATTCTGCTGCAAGTCTCTGATCTGATCTGCGAAATGCCAGCGGTGACTGAAATCGACATCAACCCCATCATGATTTCTGATCAGGGTGCGGTCGTGGTGGATGCCCGCATGGTGATTGAAAAGGCCAAAGGCGTGAGCAAGCCGCGCTACGGCCACCTGTCGATCATGCCGTACCCGGCCTATCTCACGGCCCAGTACCCCATGTCCGATGGCAATACCTATGAAATTCGGCCCATTCGCTGGAGCGATGGCAGCAATCTGCAACGCCTGATTTCCAACCTGTCGGAAGAGTCGCGGTTTATGCGCTTTCTGGCGAACCTAAAAGAGATCACGCCAAAGCAGCTGGCCCGCCTGACGCAGATTGACTATCACCGCGATATGGCCCTGGCGGCCGTGGTGGAGCATGCCGACCATGAAGACATTATTGGTGTGGCCCGCTACATGTTGCTGCCCAATGGCTACAGCGCAGAGTTTGCCTTGGTGGTGCAAGACAGCTATCAGGGCCAAGGTATTGGCGCCAAACTCATGACCTCGTTGTTTGAAGTTGCTCGTGATCAGCAGCTCAGAGAGCTCGAAGGCATTGTCTTGGGTAAAAACGCCAATATGCTTGGGTTAATGACCGCCCTTGGTTTTACAATCGAGCCCGATCCCGACGACTATGCCATGCGTCGTGTCGTGAAACGATTGGATTGA
- a CDS encoding alpha/beta hydrolase, protein MSLRRKRFDLMVFEPDRHRLLVGEDIGNESANDLFLCLPGLLETRKSFDEFVSHMAPHARIMTLDWCGRGDSQKLNATHDYRMSVYLSDLSLFYSHATGAIASSSQRTSRIHLVGTSMGGLLAMFLASHKPRHLGSVILNDVGPFLPWGGVFSLMAGLSSAKSGDISADLSVLSGLTDAMSPDLAQRLNVDPQLLRAVRHPSHLDLPHENRLSGVDFSQVFASVTAPLMLLRGMKSDIINDSVVKRIFELHPLTQIHDCAECGHPVRYSKDVCEAILKFVARH, encoded by the coding sequence ATGAGCCTTCGCCGAAAACGATTTGATTTAATGGTCTTTGAGCCCGACCGGCATCGCCTGCTGGTCGGTGAAGACATTGGCAATGAAAGCGCCAATGATCTGTTTCTCTGCCTGCCTGGCCTATTAGAAACACGCAAGAGTTTTGATGAGTTTGTCTCGCACATGGCCCCGCATGCACGGATCATGACGCTGGACTGGTGTGGCCGTGGTGATTCGCAAAAACTCAATGCCACCCACGACTACCGCATGAGTGTTTACCTAAGCGACTTGTCGCTTTTTTATTCGCATGCCACCGGCGCAATTGCCTCAAGCTCGCAGCGAACATCCCGCATTCACCTGGTGGGCACCAGCATGGGTGGGCTGTTGGCCATGTTCTTGGCCAGCCACAAGCCCCGCCACCTTGGCAGTGTCATTCTTAACGATGTCGGTCCATTCCTGCCCTGGGGCGGTGTGTTTTCATTGATGGCGGGATTAAGCTCCGCAAAATCGGGCGATATTTCTGCAGATTTATCGGTGCTCAGCGGACTGACCGACGCCATGAGCCCAGACTTGGCCCAGCGACTGAATGTCGACCCCCAGCTACTGCGGGCCGTGCGTCACCCATCCCATTTGGATTTGCCACACGAAAACAGATTATCCGGCGTGGACTTTAGCCAGGTCTTTGCATCAGTCACCGCCCCTTTGATGCTTCTTCGCGGCATGAAGTCCGACATCATCAACGACAGCGTGGTGAAGCGCATTTTCGAGCTCCACCCCCTGACACAGATTCACGACTGCGCCGAGTGCGGCCACCCCGTGCGCTACAGCAAAGATGTGTGTGAGGCGATTTTAAAATTCGTGGCCCGGCATTAG
- a CDS encoding phasin family protein, whose product MKNLNEQFAEVAKNNVDTAVELSDTAMNGVEKLVALQLQATKNAMAQSADSMKALASAKDVQDMIKLQASFAMPSIESAVSYANAVYGIASETANAFAKMAESQIYASNEKITTAVEEFSKSAPAGSESGVALVKSALTAANAAYETASKAAKQAVAAVEQNVQSATKASIKAASTALKAA is encoded by the coding sequence ATGAAAAACCTAAACGAGCAGTTTGCTGAAGTTGCAAAGAACAACGTAGACACCGCTGTTGAGCTGTCCGACACCGCCATGAACGGCGTTGAGAAGCTGGTGGCCCTGCAACTGCAAGCCACCAAAAACGCAATGGCTCAGAGCGCTGATTCCATGAAGGCTTTGGCCAGCGCAAAAGACGTGCAAGACATGATCAAGCTGCAGGCTTCTTTCGCCATGCCCTCGATTGAGAGCGCTGTTTCTTACGCAAACGCCGTGTACGGCATCGCTTCGGAAACTGCTAATGCATTTGCAAAGATGGCCGAAAGCCAGATCTACGCCAGCAACGAAAAGATCACCACTGCAGTGGAAGAATTCTCGAAGTCGGCTCCTGCTGGTTCCGAGAGCGGTGTTGCTCTGGTGAAGTCGGCTCTGACTGCTGCTAACGCTGCTTACGAAACCGCCAGCAAAGCTGCTAAACAAGCTGTTGCTGCTGTTGAGCAAAACGTGCAGTCCGCCACCAAGGCCAGCATCAAGGCTGCTTCTACCGCCCTGAAAGCTGCCTAA
- a CDS encoding phage holin family protein, protein MLTLKRFLLFWISTTLALWIVDGIFDSLHFNQPQTLILSGLILALVNLTIKPILLLVTLPLTVLSFGLALPLVNGLVLLGVAALVPGFEISGFWMGVVCALAISVVSLLINVATGASNVRGQVHLGRSAGGFSAGSGRGPGFQEPEDPNTIDVQATEKPNKNKDLPR, encoded by the coding sequence ATGCTCACACTAAAACGATTTCTACTCTTTTGGATCAGCACCACCTTGGCGCTGTGGATTGTTGATGGGATCTTTGATTCCCTGCACTTTAATCAGCCACAAACGCTGATTCTGAGTGGTTTGATTCTTGCGCTCGTCAATCTCACCATTAAGCCCATCTTGCTGCTGGTCACGCTGCCACTCACCGTGCTGTCCTTTGGGCTGGCCCTGCCACTCGTCAATGGGCTGGTGCTGCTGGGCGTGGCGGCCCTGGTGCCAGGCTTTGAGATTTCTGGCTTTTGGATGGGGGTAGTCTGTGCCCTGGCCATTTCCGTGGTGAGTCTGCTGATTAATGTGGCCACCGGCGCATCCAATGTGCGGGGCCAGGTGCACCTGGGCCGGTCAGCGGGTGGGTTTTCGGCTGGCTCTGGCCGTGGGCCGGGGTTCCAGGAACCGGAAGACCCCAACACGATCGATGTTCAGGCCACTGAAAAACCCAATAAAAACAAAGACTTGCCCAGATAA
- a CDS encoding DEAD/DEAH box helicase — protein sequence MKKTFQDLGLAEPLLRAVEAEGYTHPTPIQAEVIPEMIQGHDVIGIAQTGTGKTASFVLPILHVLAQKRLDAQKWSGPGARNFTTLILAPTRELANQICESIRTYGKFMRPSVALVVGGASPVPQIKALSTGLDIVVATPGRLLDHMRSGKARLDKTTVVVLDEADQMLDLGFMPAIEEIMRKVAQERQVLLLSATMPKPIRALAQEFMRTPKEIAVAAVSKPAEKIQQEVIMVPQSDKSDLLVDILAARDVDRAIVFTRTKRGTDKVERMLNDAGLKCIGIHGDKTQGQRNKALAQFKTGAKRILVATDVAARGLDVDDVSHVVNFDMPTMPEAYVHRIGRTGRAGRSGIAISLCDKAERNLLRDIERLTNTALEPQKDLPEHLQNNTRFVLNALPAGFVRKEEPRGRPFGARPGGGAKPGAKKPFGKKPSRPFGDKPARAFGDKPARAAGDKPARSFGDKPARAFGDQPARSFADKPARSFGDRPPVKSASGKPTGKPAAARSRRPSEHRSTSR from the coding sequence TTGAAAAAAACGTTTCAAGATCTCGGCCTGGCCGAACCCCTTCTTCGCGCCGTTGAAGCCGAAGGCTATACCCACCCCACCCCCATTCAGGCCGAAGTGATTCCTGAAATGATTCAGGGCCACGATGTGATTGGTATCGCACAGACCGGCACGGGTAAAACCGCGTCTTTTGTGCTGCCAATTCTTCACGTGCTGGCACAAAAACGGCTGGATGCCCAGAAATGGTCCGGCCCCGGTGCCCGCAACTTCACTACTTTAATTTTGGCGCCCACACGCGAGCTGGCTAATCAGATCTGCGAAAGCATTCGCACCTATGGCAAGTTCATGCGCCCATCCGTTGCACTGGTGGTTGGTGGCGCAAGCCCCGTGCCGCAGATCAAAGCCCTTTCCACTGGACTAGATATTGTCGTGGCCACGCCGGGCCGACTGCTCGATCACATGCGCTCGGGCAAGGCCCGCTTGGATAAGACAACGGTTGTTGTTTTAGACGAGGCCGACCAGATGTTAGATCTGGGCTTTATGCCCGCTATTGAAGAGATCATGCGCAAGGTCGCCCAAGAGCGCCAGGTGTTGCTGCTGTCTGCCACCATGCCCAAGCCCATTCGTGCTCTGGCCCAAGAGTTCATGCGCACACCAAAAGAAATCGCAGTTGCTGCGGTGTCGAAACCCGCTGAAAAGATTCAGCAGGAAGTGATCATGGTGCCCCAGTCCGATAAAAGCGATCTGCTGGTGGATATTCTGGCTGCGCGTGATGTTGACCGTGCCATTGTGTTTACCCGCACCAAGCGTGGCACCGACAAGGTCGAGCGCATGCTTAATGATGCCGGTTTGAAATGCATTGGCATTCATGGGGACAAGACCCAGGGCCAGCGCAACAAAGCCCTGGCCCAGTTTAAGACGGGTGCCAAGCGAATTCTGGTGGCAACCGATGTGGCCGCCCGTGGTTTAGATGTGGATGATGTCTCGCATGTGGTGAACTTTGATATGCCCACCATGCCAGAAGCGTATGTGCACCGCATTGGCCGAACTGGCCGTGCTGGCCGCAGCGGCATTGCTATTTCGCTGTGCGACAAGGCAGAGCGTAATCTGCTGCGCGACATTGAGCGGCTGACCAACACGGCGCTTGAGCCACAGAAAGATCTGCCCGAACACCTGCAAAACAATACGCGTTTCGTGTTAAACGCCCTGCCCGCTGGTTTCGTGCGCAAAGAAGAGCCACGCGGCCGACCCTTTGGTGCGCGGCCCGGCGGCGGTGCAAAGCCAGGCGCAAAGAAGCCCTTTGGCAAAAAGCCCAGCCGCCCGTTTGGCGATAAACCCGCACGTGCTTTCGGTGATAAGCCTGCGCGTGCAGCTGGTGACAAACCCGCGCGATCGTTTGGTGACAAGCCCGCACGTGCATTTGGTGACCAACCTGCTCGCTCATTTGCTGATAAGCCCGCACGATCGTTTGGTGATCGGCCACCGGTGAAATCGGCCTCTGGCAAGCCGACCGGCAAACCCGCGGCAGCCCGCTCACGCCGACCATCGGAACATCGATCAACGTCGCGTTAA
- a CDS encoding invasion associated locus B family protein, giving the protein MSSFRVALVAAVLAAGLSSAYAQSSAPADKAALEADALRLATAWNKARNAAQAESLLQVIHPADRDNGRAFVDAMPRASTAGNATIRVKDIKSINGQRQLITVERSWGGARPGKSNWRLEASDHQGKLYLRIPGGDLSLPKGIKPVVSAIGASQAAAPLVANAPTKPDTSTKPDTPANVGTPTNPVASKVTSDLKLAEPALPYNDGKVYESDVDVKPIVGPLPKIPYRVSISGTLGAVRFGEWLRICEETPSGAGCYLEALLYDQENKSRFLLMRARAHDSGKIAAQFFTPTEIALRPGLTIAAGNNSKERIAFEICRREHCEVNYVLDQRDFSRSEEGLRLHVGYEAEKNKPTQFAVPFVDFFRAIETP; this is encoded by the coding sequence ATGAGTTCTTTCCGTGTTGCCTTGGTGGCGGCTGTATTGGCTGCGGGGCTCTCTAGTGCTTATGCGCAATCGTCTGCCCCCGCCGATAAAGCGGCCCTTGAAGCAGACGCTCTGCGTTTGGCCACTGCTTGGAATAAGGCCAGAAATGCGGCTCAGGCCGAGTCTCTGTTGCAGGTGATTCATCCCGCTGATCGTGATAATGGCCGTGCTTTTGTCGATGCCATGCCGCGTGCTTCGACAGCGGGAAACGCCACCATCCGGGTCAAAGACATCAAAAGCATTAATGGTCAACGCCAACTCATCACCGTTGAGCGCTCCTGGGGTGGTGCTCGCCCAGGGAAGTCGAATTGGCGGCTGGAGGCTTCGGATCACCAGGGCAAGCTCTATCTGCGTATTCCGGGTGGTGATCTGTCGCTTCCAAAAGGGATTAAGCCTGTGGTGTCGGCAATTGGCGCATCACAAGCGGCTGCTCCTCTTGTGGCCAATGCACCCACAAAGCCCGACACATCTACAAAGCCCGACACACCTGCAAACGTGGGTACACCCACAAATCCCGTGGCTTCAAAGGTAACGTCTGACTTGAAGTTGGCCGAACCAGCCTTGCCTTATAACGACGGCAAGGTCTATGAGTCTGATGTGGATGTCAAACCAATTGTTGGGCCACTTCCAAAGATTCCTTACCGTGTGAGTATTTCGGGCACGCTGGGGGCAGTGCGGTTTGGGGAGTGGCTGCGTATTTGCGAAGAAACGCCCAGCGGCGCTGGCTGTTATCTCGAAGCGCTTTTGTATGACCAAGAAAACAAGAGCCGGTTTTTATTGATGCGTGCGCGGGCCCACGATTCTGGAAAGATTGCTGCGCAGTTCTTTACGCCCACCGAAATCGCACTTCGGCCTGGCCTGACGATTGCGGCTGGGAATAACTCTAAAGAGCGGATTGCCTTTGAAATCTGCCGCCGAGAACACTGCGAAGTGAATTATGTTTTAGACCAGCGGGATTTCAGCCGGTCGGAAGAGGGCCTGCGTCTTCACGTGGGCTATGAAGCTGAGAAAAACAAGCCAACCCAGTTTGCCGTGCCCTTTGTGGACTTCTTTCGGGCCATTGAAACGCCTTGA
- the pal gene encoding peptidoglycan-associated lipoprotein Pal, whose product MLTNKPYQKALKLIPALLVSATFVGCATQPEGSAGADGAAKAASAPAKSQSSVYFDFDRFDVKPEGKGVVSAYADFLKSDTKSKVMIEGNADERGTVEYNLALGQKRAEAVRQELIQRGVTATRVEAISNGEEKPLAKGSNEAAWAKNRRADLLVK is encoded by the coding sequence ATGTTAACCAACAAGCCTTATCAAAAAGCCCTCAAATTGATCCCGGCATTACTGGTGTCAGCCACCTTTGTTGGCTGCGCTACTCAGCCCGAAGGCAGCGCCGGTGCAGACGGTGCCGCCAAGGCCGCCTCGGCACCCGCCAAATCACAATCCAGCGTGTACTTTGATTTTGACCGGTTTGACGTCAAGCCTGAGGGCAAGGGTGTGGTGTCGGCTTATGCAGACTTCCTGAAATCTGACACCAAATCAAAAGTCATGATCGAAGGCAATGCCGACGAGCGTGGTACGGTGGAATACAACCTGGCCCTTGGTCAAAAGCGTGCAGAGGCCGTGCGCCAAGAGTTAATTCAGCGTGGTGTGACAGCCACTCGTGTCGAGGCAATCAGTAACGGGGAAGAAAAACCCCTGGCCAAGGGCTCCAACGAAGCTGCTTGGGCAAAAAACCGTCGCGCAGATCTGCTCGTTAAATAA
- a CDS encoding DUF1289 domain-containing protein — MKQEEFDGVAKNLSPCQNVCTLDASGSFCTACKRSIQEIAEWSSYSPAQRLQIMNSLPLRTIGQAKQKPVK; from the coding sequence ATGAAACAGGAAGAGTTTGACGGCGTGGCGAAGAACTTAAGCCCATGTCAAAACGTGTGCACACTTGATGCAAGCGGCAGCTTTTGCACGGCCTGTAAACGGAGTATTCAAGAGATCGCCGAGTGGAGTTCTTATTCCCCCGCGCAACGACTTCAGATCATGAATAGCCTGCCGTTAAGAACCATTGGGCAGGCGAAACAGAAACCGGTTAAGTAG
- a CDS encoding HepT-like ribonuclease domain-containing protein codes for MKDIQTSVALIEGFVKDFDFGSYKESVLLQSAVERQLMIIGEAVKARKTFP; via the coding sequence TTGAAGGACATTCAAACAAGTGTTGCTTTGATTGAAGGGTTTGTTAAGGATTTTGACTTCGGGTCATATAAAGAAAGTGTCCTTCTTCAATCCGCTGTCGAACGGCAGCTGATGATCATAGGGGAGGCGGTCAAGGCTCGCAAAACTTTTCCCTGA